Within Leptospira noumeaensis, the genomic segment TGTTTGGGAAACCAAGGGAAAAATGCATTTGTGGTGCGCATATATTCGCGAAAAACATCACCTTTGGAAAGAAGGGAATATTTTTCTGCAAAAGGGACACCGGAAACAAATCGTAAGAGTACAAACATAAAAACGGGGGTAAAAAGGGAAAGGGCCGCCCAAGGTGCAGAAAGAATCGGAATGATCCCAATCCCAAGCCAAATCACCCATTCAAAAAAATAATTGGGATGTCTCGTATACTTCCAAAGACCTAAATTACAAACCTTACCTTTGTTGTTTGGATCGGATACAAACTTATGAAGGTCACGATCAGAAATAGTTTCACCCACTACCCCAACCACAAACAAAATCCAACCCAAAAGAACCATCAAATATCCGTTAGGCCCTATGATTCCGGAGTTAGGAAATAATTTCCAATGGGCAGCATAATAAAAAGGGAAAGATAGAAAGAGGGCCAAAAATCCTTGTAATAGAAACACATTCGTAAACATTTTTTTATGGACATTGTCACCGTAGTCTTTACGAAATCCAGCGTACCTTTTGTCTTCTGGGTGGTTTGTACGGATGCGAGTGAAGTAAAGAAACCCTGATAAACGAAGAGCCCAAATCCAAACTGGGATGAGTACAGCCCATTTCGCAAACACTGTCCCCGTTCCAAAAACTACTAGGATAGTGGCAATACCTGCAATGACAAGTCCCCAACCCACGTCGATGACTGCGTAGTTGTCTCTGGTTTTTCCCCAAAACCACATCAGACTCATAAATAGAAATGCAAATATAACAGCTGCTAGATACGAAAATAATAAATTATCCAAGGATAGATCCTCTCCCTATACCTTGGTTTAGACAGGGTTCAGTGTGGTTTGAAGTCCTCATAAAGTTTTTTATAAAGAATTTTTTCTAAAAATTTTGGGGAGAAAAACCGCATCCATTCTAAAAATTTTCCGGACAGATTGAATGTCACAAGCCTTGCTTCTTTGTCTTTGGCAACAGACATTAAAACATGAGCCACTTCTTTTGCAGTTTTTCGTTTTCCTTTGGCAGGTGCTTCTGATAAAATCCCACCGGAAGCATCAAGACCCGAAGTACGAAGAGCCGTGTCCGTGTACGGAACACAAACTAGGGATACACCAAGTCCCTCGTTTAAGTTTTCGATCCGCAG encodes:
- a CDS encoding DUF1295 domain-containing protein; this encodes MDNLLFSYLAAVIFAFLFMSLMWFWGKTRDNYAVIDVGWGLVIAGIATILVVFGTGTVFAKWAVLIPVWIWALRLSGFLYFTRIRTNHPEDKRYAGFRKDYGDNVHKKMFTNVFLLQGFLALFLSFPFYYAAHWKLFPNSGIIGPNGYLMVLLGWILFVVGVVGETISDRDLHKFVSDPNNKGKVCNLGLWKYTRHPNYFFEWVIWLGIGIIPILSAPWAALSLFTPVFMFVLLRFVSGVPFAEKYSLLSKGDVFREYMRTTNAFFPWFPKQK